A genomic window from Silene latifolia isolate original U9 population chromosome 11, ASM4854445v1, whole genome shotgun sequence includes:
- the LOC141611830 gene encoding zinc-finger homeodomain protein 9-like, with protein sequence MDVIATTNGTTTPTPGTTAALILSVPEMERNGVLKRPKYPHVVVGCGGDVVYKECLKNHAASSGGHALDGCGEFMPARTATAIDPTSLKCAACGCHRNFHRREKLSPTSAAAAAAAAATATTRLIEYHPQHRHHPPQPLPTLLGATSPGSDDDQSPPPISSAYYPTSAPQMLLALSDNAKINSASAAAAAAAAADSNGVCQQQQQQQQQQQQMFSSVSPHLSSRKRFRTKFSPDQKERMQEFAEKLGWKMQKSTDELVKGFCNDIGVQREVFKVWMHNNKNTFGRRSASNYVITASNQGINDNVNPIKEDYENVNENGIGIGVGNSHSSSINNSNCISDHHQQQFNNGRSHHSAAAPTNASSSSS encoded by the coding sequence ATGGATGTGATAGCAACAACAAACGGTACTACTACCCCAACACCAGGAACAACAGCTGCTTTAATTCTAAGTGTTCCAGAAATGGAGAGAAACGGTGTGTTGAAGAGACCCAAGTACCCTCATGTGGTTGTGGGTTGTGGTGGTGACGTGGTCTACAAGGAATGCTTGAAGAACCACGCTGCGAGTAGCGGGGGACACGCGCTTGATGGCTGCGGTGAGTTCATGCCTGCGAGGACAGCTACTGCTATTGACCCCACCTCGCTCAAGTGTGCTGCTTGTGGCTGTCACCGCAACTTCCACCGCCGGGAGAAGTTGTCACCCActtcagcagcagcagcagcggcGGCGGCGGCGACAGCTACCACGCGGttgatcgagtaccacccacagCATCGTCACCATCCTCCGCAACCGCTTCCCACTCTACTCGGGGCTACAAGTCCTGGGTCTGATGATGACCAGTCTCCTCCCCCGATCTCATCTGCTTACTATCCGACATCCgctcctcagatgctcctcgcgTTGAGTGACAACGCTAAGATTAACAGCGCATCTGCGGCCGCGGCTGCGGCTGCTGCTGCTGACAGCAACGGGGTTTGTCAGCAGCAACAacagcaacagcagcagcagcagcagatgTTCAGCAGCGTATCTCCGCATCTTTCAAGCCGAAAGCGGTTTAGGACCAAGTTTAGCCCAGATCAGAAGGAGAGGATGCAGGAGTTTGCTGAGAAATTAGGATGGAAAATGCAAAAGAGTACTGATGAGTTAGTCAAGGGATTTTGTAATGATATTGGTGTTCAAAGAGAGGTGTTTAAGGTGTGGATGCATAACAATAAGAACACTTTTGGAAGGAGATCTGCGTCTAATTACGTCATTACTGCTAGTAATCAAGGTATTAATGATAATGTTAATCCCATTAAAGAGGATTATGAGAATGTTAATGAAAATGGgatcggaatcggagtcggaaatAGCCACAGCAGCAGCATCAACAACAGCAATTGTATTAGTGATCATCATCAACAACAGTTTAATAACGGGAGGAGTCATCACAGTGCAGCTGCTCCTACTAATGCTTCCTCATCTTCTTCTTAA